In one window of Kitasatospora sp. MMS16-BH015 DNA:
- a CDS encoding type II toxin-antitoxin system PemK/MazF family toxin, with the protein MWDCRGSVVKLGPLRGEVWMCAFPWMGTHPAVVLAANGIAQPPPAVTVALITDTPGLQATRVALGPDSGLTRYDEPYVDCTSLHTVAKTSLRLCRGRLDVSEMASVEHASRRALGLQA; encoded by the coding sequence ATGTGGGATTGCCGAGGGTCGGTGGTGAAGCTTGGCCCGCTACGGGGAGAGGTGTGGATGTGCGCCTTCCCCTGGATGGGCACGCATCCAGCGGTCGTCCTGGCGGCCAACGGCATCGCCCAGCCGCCGCCAGCCGTCACCGTCGCTCTGATCACCGACACCCCCGGGCTCCAGGCGACCCGCGTGGCGCTCGGGCCCGACAGCGGTCTCACGAGATATGACGAGCCCTACGTGGACTGCACCAGTCTCCACACCGTCGCGAAGACGTCCCTCCGCCTGTGTAGGGGCCGACTGGACGTCTCGGAGATGGCGAGCGTGGAACACGCAAGCCGGAGAGCCCTCGGCCTCCAGGCGTGA
- a CDS encoding DUF2087 domain-containing protein → MSNHAPELAPFFSDGRLTTIPRRPARREQLLRHLTQSLFAADRDYTEREVNEAILTVHDDYSALRRYLIEGHLLARTRDGASYRRAD, encoded by the coding sequence ATGTCCAACCATGCCCCCGAGCTCGCCCCCTTCTTCTCCGACGGACGGCTCACCACGATCCCCCGCCGGCCCGCGCGCCGGGAACAGCTTCTACGGCACCTCACGCAGAGCCTCTTCGCCGCCGACCGCGACTACACCGAGCGGGAGGTGAACGAGGCCATCCTCACTGTCCACGACGACTACTCAGCCCTGCGGCGCTACCTGATCGAAGGCCACCTCCTGGCCCGCACCCGCGACGGCGCCAGCTACCGACGAGCCGACTGA
- a CDS encoding response regulator, with protein sequence MSGAFGRVLVVDDSEVIRQLIRVNLELEGFQVVTAADGAECLEVVRRVRPDVVTLDVVMPRLDGLRTAARLRAVPETARLPIAIVSACTPADLDRGASVGVDGYLAKPFDPADLVALVHRLMALRDRAEGAREGYAYGFGDGAAGFRSRRTGGNGPGGAYS encoded by the coding sequence GTGTCCGGTGCGTTCGGGCGGGTCCTCGTGGTGGACGACAGCGAGGTGATCCGCCAACTGATCAGGGTCAACCTGGAGCTGGAAGGGTTCCAGGTGGTGACGGCTGCCGACGGGGCGGAGTGCCTGGAGGTGGTGCGGCGGGTGCGGCCCGACGTGGTGACGCTGGACGTGGTGATGCCCCGGTTGGACGGGTTGCGGACGGCGGCCCGGTTGCGGGCCGTGCCCGAGACCGCGCGGCTGCCGATCGCGATAGTGAGCGCCTGCACGCCGGCCGATCTGGACCGGGGCGCCTCGGTCGGAGTGGACGGGTACCTGGCGAAGCCGTTCGACCCCGCCGATCTGGTGGCGCTGGTGCACCGGCTGATGGCGCTGCGTGACCGGGCGGAGGGCGCCCGGGAGGGTTATGCGTACGGGTTCGGCGACGGAGCGGCCGGGTTTCGCTCACGGCGAACAGGCGGCAACGGCCCCGGCGGGGCGTACAGCTGA
- the argS gene encoding arginine--tRNA ligase, translating to MTPAELSQAVQTAVSAAVEAGELTVAVPEQVTVERPKNRDHGDYATNVALQLAKPAGMPPRAVAELVASRLRELPEVDAVDIAGPGFLNITLDAATLGAQARKIVEAGAEYGRNSALEGLKINLEFVSANPTGPIHIGGVRWAAVGDSLARVLKASGAEVSTEYYLNDAGVQISKFAASLQAAANGKPVPADGYVGEYIVDIAKAITEAVPGVLELDEAEQLEVFRTQGLALMVAEIQRSMNEFGVHFDTWFSEKSLHDSGAVEKAIGRLREQGHVFDQDGAIWLRTTDFGDDKDRVLIKADGETTYFAADAAYYLSKRDRGSEVSVYMLGADHHGYVNRLKAIAACAGDDMDRNIEVMIGQFVKMLRDGEEVRMSKRAGNIITIDDVIDWIGVDAARYTLARSSTDSTITLDIDVLTSQSNENPVYYVQYAHTRMCGVARKAAELGVDKGTAEAFKPELLATQWEKDMLGELGEFPRILAKAGELREPHHVARYLENLAGVYHRLYDNCMFLPKGDEELTDTHRARLWLVEATRTVLGNGLALLGVSAPERM from the coding sequence GTGACACCCGCAGAGCTTTCCCAGGCAGTCCAAACCGCAGTGAGCGCCGCCGTCGAGGCGGGCGAGCTGACCGTCGCCGTGCCCGAGCAGGTGACCGTCGAGCGGCCGAAGAACAGGGACCACGGCGACTACGCGACCAACGTGGCCCTCCAGCTCGCGAAGCCGGCCGGCATGCCGCCGCGAGCCGTGGCCGAGCTGGTGGCGAGCCGACTGCGAGAGCTGCCCGAGGTCGACGCGGTGGACATCGCGGGCCCGGGCTTCCTGAACATCACCCTGGACGCGGCGACGCTCGGCGCCCAGGCCCGGAAGATCGTCGAGGCGGGCGCCGAGTACGGCCGCAACAGCGCGCTCGAGGGTCTGAAGATCAACCTGGAGTTCGTCTCCGCCAACCCCACCGGTCCGATCCACATCGGCGGCGTCCGCTGGGCCGCCGTCGGCGACTCGCTGGCCCGGGTGCTCAAGGCGAGCGGCGCCGAGGTGTCGACCGAGTACTACCTCAACGACGCCGGCGTGCAGATCAGCAAGTTCGCCGCCTCGCTCCAGGCCGCCGCCAACGGCAAGCCGGTGCCCGCCGACGGCTACGTGGGCGAGTACATCGTCGACATCGCCAAGGCGATCACCGAGGCCGTACCCGGCGTGCTCGAGCTCGACGAGGCCGAGCAGCTGGAGGTCTTCCGCACCCAGGGCCTGGCCCTGATGGTCGCCGAGATCCAGCGCTCGATGAACGAGTTCGGCGTGCACTTCGACACCTGGTTCTCCGAGAAGTCGCTGCACGACAGCGGCGCGGTGGAGAAGGCGATCGGCCGGCTGCGCGAGCAGGGCCACGTCTTCGACCAGGACGGCGCGATCTGGCTGCGCACCACCGACTTCGGTGACGACAAGGACCGCGTCCTGATCAAGGCCGACGGCGAGACCACGTACTTCGCCGCCGACGCCGCGTACTACCTGAGCAAGCGCGACCGCGGCTCCGAGGTCTCGGTCTACATGCTCGGCGCCGACCACCACGGCTACGTGAACCGCCTCAAGGCCATCGCCGCCTGCGCCGGCGACGACATGGACCGCAACATCGAGGTGATGATCGGCCAGTTCGTGAAGATGCTTCGCGACGGCGAAGAGGTCCGGATGTCCAAGCGGGCCGGCAACATCATCACGATCGACGACGTCATCGACTGGATCGGCGTGGACGCGGCCCGGTACACGCTGGCCCGCTCCTCCACGGACTCCACGATCACGCTCGACATCGACGTGCTCACCAGCCAGAGCAACGAGAACCCGGTCTACTACGTCCAGTACGCGCACACGCGGATGTGCGGCGTGGCCCGCAAGGCCGCCGAGCTGGGCGTGGACAAGGGCACGGCCGAGGCGTTCAAACCCGAGCTGCTCGCCACGCAGTGGGAGAAGGACATGCTCGGCGAGCTGGGCGAGTTCCCCCGCATCCTGGCCAAGGCCGGCGAGCTGCGCGAGCCGCACCACGTGGCGCGTTACCTGGAGAACCTGGCCGGGGTCTACCACCGCCTGTACGACAACTGCATGTTCCTGCCGAAGGGCGACGAGGAGCTGACGGACACGCACCGTGCCCGTCTCTGGCTCGTCGAGGCCACGCGAACGGTCCTCGGCAACGGCCTGGCCCTCCTCGGCGTCTCCGCCCCCGAGCGGATGTAA
- the lysA gene encoding diaminopimelate decarboxylase produces MSRSAHPAGPRHGDVLPEGHYLAPPGDLNALDPKVWPSTVARRADGVVTVGGLDVTALAAEYGTPAYLMDEQDFRARARAWREAFGEGADVFYAGKAFLSKAVVRWLREEGLNLDVCSAGELAVALAAGMEPERIALHGNNKTPQELEQAVKTGVGHIVVDSLREIELLAEIADRLGVRQQVLIRVTVGVEAHTHEFIATAHEDQKFGLSLGTGAAAEAVELALGRPGLELRGIHSHIGSQIFDTAGFEVAARRLVGLLGQIRDTHGVELPELDLGGGLGIAYTSEDDPKQPAEIAAALAEIVRRECAAAGLAVPRLSVEPGRAIVGPTAFTLYEVGTIKPLPGLRTYVSVDGGMSDNIRTALYDAEYSVALVSRASAAEPMLVRVVGKHCESGDIVVRDAWLPADLAPGDLIAVPATGAYCRSMASNYNHALRPPVVAVGTDGARVIVRRETEEDLLRLDIG; encoded by the coding sequence ATGAGCCGCTCCGCTCACCCCGCAGGGCCCCGCCACGGCGACGTGCTGCCGGAGGGCCACTACCTGGCCCCGCCCGGTGACCTGAACGCCCTGGACCCGAAGGTCTGGCCGTCCACCGTGGCCCGCCGGGCCGACGGGGTGGTCACCGTCGGCGGGCTGGACGTGACGGCGCTGGCCGCCGAGTACGGGACGCCGGCGTACCTGATGGACGAGCAGGACTTCCGGGCCCGGGCCCGGGCCTGGCGGGAGGCGTTCGGCGAGGGGGCGGACGTGTTCTACGCGGGCAAGGCCTTCCTCTCCAAGGCGGTGGTCCGCTGGCTGCGCGAGGAGGGGCTCAACCTGGACGTGTGCAGCGCCGGCGAGCTCGCCGTGGCGCTGGCGGCCGGGATGGAGCCGGAGCGGATCGCGCTGCACGGCAACAACAAGACCCCGCAGGAGCTGGAGCAGGCGGTGAAGACCGGGGTGGGCCACATCGTGGTCGACTCGCTGCGCGAGATCGAGCTGCTGGCGGAGATCGCCGACCGGCTCGGGGTGCGTCAGCAGGTGCTGATCCGGGTGACGGTCGGCGTCGAGGCGCACACCCACGAGTTCATCGCCACCGCCCACGAGGACCAGAAGTTCGGCCTGAGCCTGGGCACCGGGGCGGCGGCCGAGGCGGTGGAGCTGGCCCTCGGCAGGCCCGGCCTGGAGCTGCGCGGCATCCACTCGCACATCGGCTCGCAGATCTTCGACACGGCCGGCTTCGAGGTGGCGGCCCGCCGCTTGGTCGGGCTGCTCGGCCAGATCCGGGACACCCACGGCGTCGAGCTGCCCGAGCTCGATCTCGGCGGCGGCCTCGGCATCGCATACACCAGCGAGGACGACCCCAAGCAGCCGGCCGAGATCGCGGCCGCGCTGGCCGAGATCGTCCGCCGGGAGTGCGCGGCGGCCGGGCTGGCCGTGCCGCGCCTGAGCGTGGAGCCGGGCCGGGCGATCGTCGGGCCGACGGCCTTCACGCTGTACGAGGTCGGCACCATCAAGCCGCTGCCGGGGCTGCGCACCTACGTGAGCGTGGACGGCGGGATGTCGGACAACATCCGCACCGCGCTGTACGACGCCGAGTACTCGGTGGCGCTGGTCTCGCGGGCGTCCGCCGCCGAGCCGATGCTGGTGCGGGTGGTCGGCAAGCACTGCGAATCCGGTGACATCGTGGTCCGGGACGCCTGGCTGCCCGCCGACCTGGCGCCGGGTGACCTGATCGCGGTGCCCGCGACCGGGGCCTACTGCCGCTCGATGGCGAGCAACTACAACCATGCGCTGCGGCCGCCGGTGGTGGCCGTCGGGACGGACGGCGCACGCGTCATCGTGCGGCGCGAGACGGAGGAGGATCTCCTGCGTCTCGATATCGGATGA
- a CDS encoding homoserine dehydrogenase — translation MMRTRPLKVALLGCGVVGSEVARIMTTDAADLAARVGAPVELAGIAVRRAGRPRPGVPEHLLTTDAQALVSREDIDVVIEVVGGIEPSKQLILSAFKHGASVVSANKALLAKDGAELHEAAAEAGVDLYYEAAVAGAIPLIRPLRESLAGDKVNRVLGIVNGTTNFILDKMDTTGAGYSEALEEATALGYAEADPTADVEGFDAAAKAAILAGIAFHTKVTAADVYREGLTEVTAADIASAKEMGCVVKLLAICERAADGESVTARVHPAMIPLSHPLASVREAYNAVFVEAEAAGRLMFYGPGAGGAPTASAVLGDLVAVCRNKVNGTTGPGASDYTRLPAKPMDQVVTRYHVSLDVDDRAGVLAQVASTFAEHGVSIDTVRQQGRDGDASLVVVTHRATDAALSATVDKLRALDSVRGVASIMRVEGE, via the coding sequence ATGATGCGTACGCGCCCGCTGAAGGTGGCGTTGCTGGGCTGTGGTGTGGTGGGCTCCGAGGTCGCGCGCATCATGACGACGGACGCCGCCGACCTCGCCGCCCGGGTCGGGGCGCCGGTCGAGCTGGCCGGGATCGCCGTCCGCCGGGCCGGCCGGCCGCGGCCGGGGGTGCCCGAGCACCTGCTCACCACGGACGCGCAGGCGCTGGTGAGCCGCGAGGACATCGACGTGGTGATCGAGGTGGTCGGCGGGATCGAGCCCTCGAAACAGCTCATCCTCTCCGCCTTCAAGCACGGCGCCTCGGTGGTCAGCGCCAACAAGGCGCTGCTCGCCAAGGACGGCGCCGAGCTGCACGAGGCCGCCGCCGAGGCCGGGGTCGACCTCTACTACGAGGCCGCCGTGGCCGGGGCCATCCCGCTGATCCGCCCGCTGCGCGAATCGCTCGCCGGTGACAAGGTGAACCGGGTGCTCGGCATCGTCAACGGCACCACCAACTTCATCCTCGACAAGATGGACACCACCGGCGCCGGGTACTCCGAGGCGCTGGAGGAGGCCACCGCGCTCGGCTACGCCGAGGCCGACCCGACCGCCGACGTGGAGGGCTTCGACGCCGCCGCCAAGGCCGCGATCCTGGCCGGCATCGCCTTCCACACCAAGGTCACCGCCGCCGACGTGTACCGCGAGGGCCTGACCGAGGTCACCGCCGCCGACATCGCCTCGGCCAAGGAGATGGGCTGCGTGGTCAAGCTGCTCGCGATCTGCGAGCGCGCGGCCGACGGCGAGTCGGTCACCGCCCGGGTGCACCCGGCGATGATCCCGCTCAGCCACCCGCTGGCCTCCGTCCGCGAGGCGTACAACGCGGTCTTCGTCGAGGCCGAGGCGGCCGGCCGGCTGATGTTCTACGGCCCGGGCGCCGGCGGCGCGCCGACCGCCTCCGCGGTGCTCGGCGACCTGGTCGCCGTCTGCCGCAACAAGGTGAACGGCACCACCGGCCCCGGCGCCTCGGACTACACCCGGCTGCCGGCCAAGCCGATGGACCAGGTGGTCACCCGGTACCACGTCAGCCTGGACGTGGACGACCGCGCGGGTGTGCTCGCCCAGGTGGCGTCCACCTTCGCCGAGCACGGGGTCTCCATCGACACCGTGCGCCAGCAGGGCCGCGACGGCGACGCCTCGCTCGTCGTGGTCACCCACCGCGCCACCGACGCCGCCCTGTCGGCGACCGTGGACAAGCTCCGTGCGCTGGACAGCGTGCGGGGCGTGGCCAGCATCATGCGGGTTGAAGGGGAGTAG
- the thrC gene encoding threonine synthase → MNAVIHRAAHTHQWRGLIEEYRDRLPVSATTPVVTLLEGGTPLVPAQVLSERTGCEVYLKVEGANPTGSFKDRGMTMAISKAKEDGAQAVICASTGNTSASAAAYAVRAGMVSAVLVPQGKIALGKMGQALVHGAKILQVDGNFDDCLTLARELSEKYPVALVNSVNPVRIEGQKTAAFEIVDMLGDAPDIHVLPVGNAGNITAYWKGYREYAADGLATRKPRMFGFQASGSAPIVDGAPVLKPQTIATAIRIGNPASWDYALAARDESGGLIDKVTDRQILSAYRLLAAQEGVFVEPASAASVAGLLQATEQGLIDPGQRIVCTVTGNGLKDPDWAVAGAPQPQVVPIDAEAAAHRLGLLD, encoded by the coding sequence ATGAACGCCGTGATCCACAGAGCCGCCCACACCCACCAGTGGCGAGGTCTCATCGAGGAGTACCGCGACCGCCTGCCGGTCAGCGCGACGACCCCGGTGGTCACCCTGCTGGAGGGCGGCACGCCCCTGGTACCCGCGCAGGTGCTCTCCGAGCGCACCGGCTGCGAGGTCTACCTCAAGGTCGAGGGCGCCAACCCGACGGGGTCCTTCAAGGACCGCGGCATGACGATGGCCATCTCCAAGGCCAAGGAGGACGGCGCCCAGGCCGTCATCTGCGCCTCCACCGGCAACACCTCCGCCTCGGCCGCCGCGTACGCGGTGCGCGCCGGGATGGTCTCGGCGGTGCTGGTGCCGCAGGGCAAGATCGCCCTCGGCAAGATGGGCCAGGCGCTGGTGCACGGCGCCAAGATCCTCCAGGTGGACGGCAACTTCGACGACTGCCTCACCCTCGCGCGTGAACTGTCCGAGAAGTACCCCGTCGCGCTGGTCAACTCGGTCAACCCGGTGCGCATCGAGGGGCAGAAGACGGCGGCCTTCGAGATCGTCGACATGCTCGGCGACGCCCCGGACATCCACGTGCTGCCGGTCGGCAACGCGGGCAACATCACCGCCTACTGGAAGGGCTACCGCGAGTACGCGGCGGACGGCCTGGCCACCCGCAAGCCCCGGATGTTCGGCTTCCAGGCGAGCGGTTCGGCCCCGATCGTGGACGGTGCGCCGGTGCTCAAGCCGCAGACCATCGCCACCGCGATCCGGATCGGCAACCCGGCCTCCTGGGACTACGCGCTGGCCGCCCGGGACGAATCGGGCGGCCTCATCGACAAGGTGACGGACCGTCAGATCCTGTCCGCCTACCGGCTGTTGGCCGCGCAGGAGGGCGTCTTCGTGGAGCCCGCCTCGGCCGCCAGCGTGGCCGGCCTGCTGCAGGCCACCGAGCAGGGCCTGATCGACCCGGGCCAGCGGATCGTCTGCACGGTGACCGGCAACGGCCTCAAGGACCCGGACTGGGCGGTGGCCGGCGCGCCGCAGCCGCAGGTCGTGCCGATCGACGCCGAGGCCGCCGCGCACCGGCTCGGACTGCTCGACTGA
- the thrB gene encoding homoserine kinase, producing MAGPAFRAAAVRVRVPATSANLGPGFDAFGLALGLYDDVVVRVAESGLSVDIAGQGADSLPRDERHLLVRSMRAVFDRLGGQPRGLEIVCANRIPHGRGLGSSSAAIVAGITAARAVTIGGASALDEDALLALANELEGHPDNVAACLRGGFTIAWTEEDTARAVTLDPSDRVVPVVFIPADEVLTEAARGLLPKTVPLADAALNAGRSALLVEALTRRPELLLTATEDRLHQDYRASAMPDSAALVAALRAEGVPAVISGAGPTVLALSDEENAEKLLHFAGPNFAAHRLPLDRTGAAVLPLDA from the coding sequence ATGGCTGGTCCTGCGTTCCGTGCCGCCGCCGTCCGAGTCCGGGTCCCCGCGACCAGCGCCAACCTCGGGCCCGGCTTCGACGCCTTCGGACTCGCCCTCGGCCTCTACGACGACGTGGTCGTGCGCGTCGCCGAATCCGGCCTCTCGGTGGACATCGCCGGCCAGGGTGCCGACAGCCTCCCCCGGGACGAGCGCCACCTGCTGGTCCGCTCCATGCGCGCCGTCTTCGACCGGCTCGGCGGGCAGCCGCGCGGCCTCGAGATCGTCTGCGCCAACCGGATACCGCACGGGCGCGGCCTCGGCTCCTCCTCGGCCGCGATCGTGGCCGGCATCACCGCCGCCCGCGCGGTGACCATCGGCGGCGCCTCCGCCCTCGACGAGGACGCGCTGCTGGCCCTGGCCAACGAGCTGGAGGGCCATCCTGACAATGTCGCGGCCTGTCTGCGCGGCGGCTTCACCATCGCCTGGACGGAGGAGGACACCGCCCGCGCGGTGACCCTGGACCCGTCCGACCGGGTGGTGCCGGTGGTCTTCATCCCCGCCGACGAGGTGCTCACCGAGGCCGCCCGCGGCCTGCTGCCCAAGACCGTGCCGCTGGCCGACGCCGCCCTCAACGCGGGCCGCTCCGCCCTGCTGGTCGAGGCGCTCACCCGGCGGCCCGAGCTGCTGCTCACCGCCACCGAGGACCGGCTCCACCAGGACTACCGCGCCTCCGCGATGCCGGACAGCGCCGCCCTGGTGGCCGCGCTCCGCGCCGAGGGCGTGCCCGCCGTGATCTCGGGAGCCGGGCCGACGGTCTTGGCGCTCTCCGACGAGGAGAACGCCGAGAAGTTGCTTCACTTCGCGGGGCCGAATTTCGCCGCGCACCGACTGCCGCTGGACCGCACCGGTGCGGCGGTGCTTCCGCTGGACGCGTAA
- the rho gene encoding transcription termination factor Rho: protein MSDTTDLMGARPDAEASDAAAPAAPARRRRTAAAGLDGLVLAELQKLASTLGISGTGRLRKSQLIDAIKEKSGGDPLLAGSAAEPKAAPAKRAAKAAEAAPAEAERPARRTRAAATAAAAEPQAQIEIPVQAAAETTSAPAQAGRARRRATSAGGSPTAEAEAATTVVAEAKAEAKQAEAPAKAEQRESRAFDGDARTETRRDRRDRRDRRDQGTEAAEGQAQAGGQDGEQRESRRDRRNRRDRADRQPQGGQQAPAQEAGQQQPRQQQQPVAQQGGFEDDEYGDGRRGRRGRYRDRRGRGTRGERFEGGPAEVQVNEDDVLIPVAGILDILDNYAFVRTSGYLPGSNDVYVSLAQVRKNGLRKGDAITGAVRQPKDGERREKFNAMVRLDSVNGMDPESGRGRPEFGKLTPLYPQERLRLETDPGILTTRIIDLVSPIGKGQRGLIVAPPKTGKTMIMQAIANAITHNNPECHLMVVLVDERPEEVTDMQRSVKGEVISSTFDRPAEDHTVVAELAIERAKRLVELGHDVVILLDSITRLGRAYNLAAPASGRILSGGVDSTALYPPKKFFGAARNIENGGSLTILATALVETGSRADEVVFEEFKGTGNMELRLDRKLSDKRIFPAVDVDASSTRKDEILLGSEELAITWKLRRVLHALDAQQAMELLLDKLKQTKSNAEFLMQIAKSTPGSGD from the coding sequence GTGAGCGACACCACCGATCTGATGGGCGCGCGCCCCGACGCCGAGGCGTCGGACGCCGCCGCTCCGGCGGCTCCGGCACGCCGCCGCCGCACCGCCGCCGCGGGCCTGGACGGCCTGGTCCTGGCCGAGCTGCAGAAGCTCGCCTCGACCCTCGGTATCAGCGGTACCGGGCGGCTGCGCAAGAGCCAGCTGATCGACGCCATCAAGGAGAAGAGCGGCGGCGACCCGCTGCTCGCCGGCTCCGCCGCTGAGCCGAAGGCCGCCCCCGCCAAGCGGGCTGCCAAGGCCGCCGAGGCTGCGCCGGCCGAGGCCGAGCGTCCGGCCCGCCGCACCCGCGCCGCGGCCACCGCCGCGGCCGCCGAGCCGCAGGCGCAGATCGAGATCCCGGTGCAGGCCGCCGCCGAGACCACCAGCGCCCCGGCCCAGGCCGGTCGCGCCCGTCGCCGCGCCACCTCGGCCGGCGGCAGCCCGACGGCCGAGGCCGAGGCCGCCACCACCGTCGTCGCCGAGGCGAAGGCGGAGGCCAAGCAGGCCGAGGCCCCCGCCAAGGCCGAGCAGCGCGAGAGCCGCGCGTTCGACGGCGACGCCCGCACCGAGACCCGCCGCGACCGCCGGGACCGCCGAGACCGCCGCGACCAGGGCACCGAGGCCGCCGAGGGCCAGGCCCAGGCCGGTGGCCAGGACGGCGAGCAGCGCGAGTCGCGCCGCGACCGCCGCAACCGCCGCGACCGCGCCGACCGCCAGCCGCAGGGCGGCCAGCAGGCCCCCGCGCAGGAGGCCGGCCAGCAGCAGCCCCGCCAGCAGCAGCAGCCCGTGGCGCAGCAGGGCGGCTTCGAGGACGACGAGTACGGTGACGGCCGCCGTGGCCGCCGCGGCCGCTACCGCGACCGCCGGGGCCGTGGCACCCGGGGCGAGCGCTTCGAGGGCGGCCCGGCCGAGGTGCAGGTCAACGAGGACGACGTCCTGATCCCCGTCGCGGGCATCCTGGACATCCTCGACAACTACGCCTTCGTCCGGACCTCGGGCTACCTGCCCGGCTCCAACGACGTCTACGTCTCGCTGGCCCAGGTCCGCAAGAACGGCCTGCGCAAGGGCGACGCCATCACCGGCGCCGTCCGCCAGCCGAAGGACGGCGAGCGCCGCGAGAAGTTCAACGCCATGGTGCGGCTGGACTCCGTCAACGGCATGGACCCGGAGAGCGGCCGCGGCCGTCCCGAGTTCGGCAAGCTCACCCCCCTCTACCCGCAGGAGCGCCTGCGGCTGGAGACCGACCCGGGCATCCTGACCACCCGCATCATCGACCTCGTGTCGCCGATCGGTAAGGGCCAGCGCGGTCTGATCGTCGCCCCGCCGAAGACCGGCAAGACGATGATCATGCAGGCGATCGCCAACGCGATCACCCACAACAACCCCGAGTGCCACCTGATGGTCGTCCTGGTCGACGAGCGTCCGGAAGAGGTCACCGACATGCAGCGCTCGGTCAAGGGCGAGGTCATCTCCTCGACCTTCGACCGTCCGGCCGAGGACCACACGGTCGTCGCCGAGCTGGCCATCGAGCGCGCCAAGCGCCTGGTGGAGCTGGGCCACGACGTGGTGATCCTGCTCGACTCGATCACCCGCCTGGGCCGCGCCTACAACCTGGCGGCGCCGGCCTCCGGCCGCATCCTGTCCGGTGGTGTCGACTCGACCGCGCTCTACCCGCCGAAGAAGTTCTTCGGTGCCGCGCGCAACATCGAGAACGGCGGCTCGCTGACCATCCTCGCCACCGCCCTGGTGGAGACCGGCTCCCGCGCCGACGAGGTCGTCTTCGAGGAGTTCAAGGGCACCGGCAACATGGAGCTCCGCCTCGACCGCAAGCTCTCGGACAAGCGCATCTTCCCGGCCGTGGACGTGGACGCCTCCTCGACCCGCAAGGACGAGATCCTGCTGGGCAGCGAGGAGCTGGCCATCACCTGGAAGCTCCGCCGGGTGCTGCACGCGCTCGACGCGCAGCAGGCGATGGAGCTGCTGCTCGACAAGCTCAAGCAGACCAAGAGCAACGCCGAGTTCCTGATGCAGATCGCGAAGAGCACCCCGGGTTCGGGCGACTGA
- a CDS encoding LCP family protein has translation MTDNRGGQGRRRKTRSRRSKVLRATAYSLAGLLVLGAGAGGYAYWKINGNIKSVDINAQLGTARPPASTGGAFNVLVLGSDSRDGSNGNLAGGDTGGTARSDTAMVVHVNQAHDHATVVSIPRDTLVARPECTDGKGKTVPAVKSAMFNSAFEAGGPACAVKTTEALTGLRMDHFVQIDFAGFAGLIDAIGGVDVTTTVNIHDKDSGLDLAAGTHHLGGDQALAFVRTRHGVGDGSDLGRIELQKQMVKSMMAQIKGIGLVSNPAKLFTVADKLTKSMTTDSDLASVGSLTGMANTLKGIGPDEMTMLTLPVVAAPTDPNRVVEKKPDADQVWQSLKSDQAVPQSIVSSQPANPADSSASPKAAAR, from the coding sequence ATGACCGACAACCGTGGTGGCCAGGGCCGCCGCCGCAAGACCCGCAGCCGCCGGAGCAAGGTGCTGCGGGCCACCGCGTACAGCCTGGCCGGCCTGCTGGTGCTGGGTGCGGGGGCCGGCGGGTACGCGTACTGGAAGATCAACGGCAACATCAAGAGCGTGGACATCAACGCGCAGCTGGGCACCGCCCGGCCGCCGGCCTCGACCGGCGGGGCGTTCAACGTGCTGGTGCTCGGTTCGGACTCGCGGGACGGCTCCAACGGGAACCTGGCCGGCGGCGACACCGGTGGCACGGCCCGTTCGGACACCGCGATGGTGGTGCACGTCAACCAGGCGCACGACCACGCCACGGTGGTCTCCATCCCCCGCGACACCCTGGTGGCCCGGCCGGAGTGCACCGACGGCAAGGGCAAGACGGTGCCGGCCGTGAAGAGCGCGATGTTCAACAGCGCCTTCGAGGCGGGCGGCCCGGCCTGCGCGGTGAAGACCACCGAGGCGCTCACCGGGCTGCGGATGGACCATTTCGTGCAGATCGACTTCGCGGGCTTCGCGGGGCTGATCGACGCGATCGGCGGGGTGGACGTGACCACCACGGTCAACATCCACGACAAGGACAGCGGCCTGGACCTGGCGGCCGGCACCCACCACCTGGGCGGTGACCAGGCGCTCGCCTTCGTCCGCACCCGGCACGGGGTGGGCGACGGCTCGGACCTCGGCCGGATCGAGCTGCAGAAGCAGATGGTCAAGTCGATGATGGCCCAGATCAAGGGCATCGGGCTGGTCTCCAACCCGGCCAAGCTCTTCACCGTGGCCGACAAGCTCACCAAGAGCATGACCACCGACTCCGACCTGGCCTCGGTCGGCTCGCTCACCGGGATGGCGAACACCCTCAAGGGGATCGGCCCGGACGAGATGACCATGCTCACCCTGCCGGTGGTGGCCGCGCCCACCGACCCGAACCGGGTGGTCGAGAAGAAGCCCGACGCCGACCAGGTCTGGCAGTCGCTGAAGAGCGACCAGGCGGTGCCGCAGTCGATCGTCAGCAGCCAGCCGGCCAACCCGGCCGACTCCTCGGCCTCGCCCAAGGCCGCCGCTCGTTAG